In Macrobrachium nipponense isolate FS-2020 chromosome 15, ASM1510439v2, whole genome shotgun sequence, a single genomic region encodes these proteins:
- the LOC135227094 gene encoding cytochrome c oxidase assembly factor 3, mitochondrial-like, with translation MAEVGKQMPKLNLQQDAPKLSQSQLDYMKLIERQNMERVRKLARLRRNNIGVGIVLGAGVLGIYGYSIFSVKQEKFLDELE, from the exons atggCAGAAGTAGGAAAACAAATGCCAAAGCTGAATCTTCAGCAGGATGCCCCTAAATTATCTCAGTCACAGTTGGACTACATGAAACTGATTGAAAGACAG AACATGGAACGAGTTCGCAAACTTGCAAGACTGAGGAGGAACAATATCGGCGTAGGTATTGTTTTAGGTGCCGGTGTCCTCGGAATCTACGGATACTCAATTTTTTCTGTTAAGCAAGAAAAGTTTTTGGATGAATTGGAGTGA